In Tenacibaculum pacificus, a single window of DNA contains:
- a CDS encoding peptide MFS transporter produces MNEVKKPHEKELFGHPIGLYVLFFTEMWERFSYYGMRALLVIYMIAEASHKDGPGLGWTNLEAYQLYGWYVMLVYVISIPGGILADKVLGQRKTVMLGAIILVLGHGILAVEAEWAFFAGLGLIILGVGCLKPNISTMVGGLYKKGDIRRDKGFSIFYIGINLGSLLATSIIGVVVAKWGWHAGFGLAGIAMLLGLAVYVYGQKYIIHVGNKPTVEEKKNDVSLVKIFSNIFKNPVQLTIFVVLLALSIYAGFTFKGVDHWGYGTLFIFLSFVVGLMMMIYKSLETKILKDRFLVLLLSFLLVIVFWGAFEQAGGLMSVYTETKTDRMLFGYLIPTPMFQGLNAGFIILLAVWIANIWAKRKIKNKEASSLFKMATGTIIMGLGFVFMILAVREYEANGSSGMQWLVLAYLFHTIGELCSSPVSLSFVTKLAPVKYASLMMGLYFAATGLGGKVAGILGENSEHLGEYTIFTGIVIFTVVFGLLVIALLKPLKRLTHGAEDTQGTSNEEAEGFELAD; encoded by the coding sequence ATGAATGAAGTAAAAAAGCCACACGAAAAAGAATTATTTGGGCATCCAATAGGATTATATGTATTGTTTTTCACAGAAATGTGGGAGCGTTTTTCTTACTATGGAATGCGTGCTTTATTGGTTATTTATATGATTGCTGAAGCATCACATAAAGATGGTCCTGGTTTGGGATGGACAAATTTAGAGGCGTATCAATTATACGGTTGGTATGTAATGTTAGTGTATGTTATTTCTATTCCTGGAGGAATTTTGGCTGATAAAGTTTTAGGACAACGAAAAACCGTTATGCTCGGTGCTATTATTTTAGTTCTAGGGCATGGAATTTTGGCGGTAGAAGCAGAATGGGCATTTTTTGCTGGTTTAGGTTTAATTATTTTAGGAGTAGGTTGTTTAAAACCAAATATTTCAACAATGGTTGGGGGACTTTATAAAAAAGGAGATATCCGAAGAGATAAAGGGTTTAGTATTTTTTATATAGGAATAAATTTAGGGTCATTATTAGCCACATCTATTATTGGTGTTGTAGTGGCTAAATGGGGGTGGCATGCAGGTTTTGGTTTAGCAGGAATTGCAATGTTATTAGGTTTAGCGGTATATGTTTATGGGCAAAAATATATTATTCATGTTGGTAATAAACCTACAGTTGAAGAAAAAAAGAACGATGTTTCTTTAGTTAAAATATTTTCGAACATTTTTAAAAACCCAGTACAGTTAACTATTTTTGTAGTATTATTAGCACTATCAATATACGCTGGTTTTACTTTTAAAGGTGTTGATCATTGGGGGTATGGTACATTATTTATTTTCTTGTCTTTTGTTGTTGGTTTAATGATGATGATTTATAAAAGTTTAGAAACTAAAATATTAAAAGATCGTTTTTTAGTATTACTTCTTTCTTTTCTATTAGTTATTGTTTTCTGGGGAGCTTTTGAACAAGCAGGAGGATTAATGAGTGTTTATACAGAAACAAAAACCGATAGAATGTTATTCGGATATTTAATTCCTACACCAATGTTTCAAGGATTAAATGCAGGATTTATTATATTACTTGCAGTTTGGATTGCAAATATTTGGGCGAAGCGAAAAATAAAAAATAAAGAAGCTTCTTCTTTATTTAAAATGGCGACAGGAACTATTATTATGGGGTTAGGTTTTGTTTTCATGATATTAGCCGTAAGAGAATACGAAGCTAATGGAAGTTCAGGAATGCAATGGTTAGTATTAGCCTATTTATTTCATACCATTGGAGAATTATGTTCTTCACCAGTATCATTATCATTCGTAACTAAATTAGCTCCTGTTAAATATGCATCTCTTATGATGGGATTATATTTTGCTGCTACGGGGCTTGGAGGTAAAGTTGCAGGTATTTTAGGAGAAAACTCAGAGCATTTAGGAGAGTATACTATTTTTACAGGAATTGTAATATTTACAGTTGTTTTTGGATTACTAGTAATCGCTTTACTAAAACCATTGAAAAGATTAACACATGGTGCTGAAGATACGCAAGGAACTTCAAATGAAGAAGCTGAAGGTTTCGAGTTAGCAGATTAA
- a CDS encoding S9 family peptidase codes for MKKILILFLGISTLLQAQKKDISLEDIWRNGTFRADYMNSLNSMNGDYYSLLSTKNGTSTVNKYSYKTLEKVETIVNGADLNGLKIFKSYTFNNDETKLILGTNFKKIFRHSFLGTFYMYDIASKSLKLIGEDIQRPTFSPDSKRVAFAKENNLFIRDFSDNTIIQVTNDGEKNKIINGITDWVYEEEFAFVKAFEWSANGNNLAFLRFDESAVKTFSMDIYGKGIYPTQHVFKYPKAGEDNAKVSLHIYNLSTNGTSKMIFGDYEYIPRINWTKDDNVLAVRTLNRHQNDLKMYFVNAKTYETSLILNEKDKAFVAVNDDLTFLDDNSFIWSSEKDGYNHIYHYNKKGKLINQVTKGNWEVTNYYGFNSDKKTIYYQSVENGSINRGVYSVSLTGENKKLLSNPLGTNRGAFSKNMNYFINTFSDANTPNIYSLRNDAGKVLKTIKDNAALKQVVAGYNLSKKEFSTINVNGNDLNMYTIKPANFDANKKYPVLMYQYSGPGSQSVKNSWNNANDYWHQMLAQNGYIVVCVDGRGTGFKGRDFKKVTYLNLVKYETEDQIAVAKKLATLPYVDEKRVGIWGWSFGGHMSTNCILKGNDIFATAIAVAPVTTWRFYDTIYTERYMRTPEENPTGYDSNSPLNYPELLKGKYLLIHGTGDDNVHVQNAYRMAEALIQANKQFEWGMYPDKDHGIYGGNTRLHLYTKMTNFIKNNL; via the coding sequence ATGAAGAAAATATTAATACTTTTTCTAGGGATATCTACGTTATTACAAGCACAAAAAAAAGATATTTCTTTAGAAGATATATGGAGAAATGGCACATTTAGAGCCGATTATATGAATTCATTGAACTCAATGAATGGTGATTATTACTCGTTGTTAAGTACTAAAAATGGAACTTCAACAGTAAATAAGTACAGTTACAAGACTTTAGAAAAGGTTGAAACCATTGTAAACGGTGCAGATTTAAACGGATTAAAAATATTTAAATCGTACACTTTTAATAATGATGAAACGAAGTTAATTTTAGGAACTAATTTTAAGAAAATATTTCGTCATTCTTTTTTAGGTACATTTTATATGTATGATATTGCTTCAAAATCATTGAAGTTAATTGGAGAAGACATTCAACGTCCTACTTTTTCACCAGATAGTAAAAGAGTAGCATTTGCAAAAGAGAATAACTTATTTATTAGAGATTTTTCTGACAATACAATTATTCAGGTAACAAATGATGGTGAAAAAAATAAAATTATAAACGGTATTACCGATTGGGTTTACGAAGAGGAATTTGCTTTTGTAAAAGCTTTTGAATGGAGTGCAAATGGTAACAATCTTGCTTTTTTACGTTTTGATGAAAGTGCTGTAAAAACTTTTTCTATGGATATTTACGGAAAAGGAATTTACCCAACACAACATGTTTTTAAATATCCTAAAGCAGGAGAAGATAACGCTAAAGTTAGCTTACATATTTATAATTTATCAACGAATGGAACTTCAAAAATGATTTTTGGAGATTACGAATATATTCCAAGAATTAATTGGACTAAAGATGATAATGTTTTAGCCGTACGTACTTTAAATCGTCATCAGAATGATTTGAAAATGTATTTTGTTAATGCTAAAACATACGAAACTTCATTAATATTGAATGAAAAAGATAAGGCATTTGTTGCCGTTAATGATGATTTAACTTTTTTAGATGATAATAGCTTCATTTGGTCAAGCGAAAAAGATGGATATAATCATATATATCACTATAATAAAAAAGGAAAATTAATAAACCAAGTAACAAAAGGTAATTGGGAGGTAACAAATTACTATGGTTTTAATTCTGATAAAAAAACAATTTATTATCAATCTGTAGAAAATGGTTCGATAAATAGAGGTGTTTATAGTGTTTCTTTAACTGGAGAAAATAAAAAATTATTAAGTAATCCTTTAGGAACTAATAGAGGTGCATTTAGTAAAAACATGAATTACTTTATTAATACATTTTCTGATGCCAATACTCCGAATATATATTCTTTAAGAAATGATGCAGGAAAAGTATTAAAAACAATAAAAGATAATGCGGCTTTAAAACAAGTTGTAGCTGGATATAATTTAAGTAAAAAAGAATTTTCTACTATTAATGTAAACGGAAACGACTTAAATATGTACACGATTAAACCTGCTAATTTTGATGCAAATAAAAAATATCCTGTATTGATGTATCAATATTCTGGTCCAGGGTCTCAAAGTGTAAAAAATAGCTGGAATAATGCAAATGATTATTGGCATCAAATGTTAGCACAAAACGGTTATATAGTTGTTTGTGTTGATGGTAGAGGAACAGGTTTTAAAGGTAGAGATTTTAAAAAAGTAACATATTTGAATTTAGTAAAATATGAAACAGAAGATCAAATAGCAGTAGCTAAAAAATTAGCAACATTACCTTATGTTGATGAAAAAAGAGTAGGTATTTGGGGATGGTCTTTTGGTGGACACATGAGTACAAACTGTATTTTAAAAGGAAACGATATTTTTGCAACAGCAATAGCAGTAGCACCAGTTACTACTTGGCGTTTTTACGATACTATTTATACAGAACGTTATATGCGTACTCCTGAAGAAAATCCAACTGGTTATGATAGTAATTCTCCTTTAAATTATCCAGAATTATTAAAAGGAAAGTATTTATTAATTCACGGAACAGGTGATGATAATGTACACGTTCAAAATGCGTACAGAATGGCGGAAGCTTTAATTCAAGCTAATAAGCAATTTGAATGGGGAATGTATCCAGATAAAGATCACGGAATTTACGGTGGTAATACTCGTTTGCATTTATATACTAAAATGACAAATTTTATTAAAAACAATTTATAA
- a CDS encoding GYDIA family GHMP kinase produces the protein MDTFYSNGKLLLTGEYLVLDGATSLAVPTKFGQDLTVEPIKEEQLIWGSFTNTGECWFEASFDLPKLRLTSATFNSDKEGNAEFIAETLSDILQEAKKLNPDFLSDKNANENGYVIKTNLTFPKNWGLGSSSTLINNIATWAKVNPFILLQNAFSGSGYDIACASNNTPILYQLNEKKPIVSKVKFNPNFTDELFFIYLNQKQNSREGITQYKEHRENAKKLIPEINNLTQQFLKADSTKNINEIIVEHEQIISSIIKQTPVKKRLFPDYFGEIKSLGAWGGDFVLATGNENTINYFEEKGYNTIVSYQKMVL, from the coding sequence TTGGATACATTTTACAGCAACGGAAAATTATTATTAACAGGTGAATATCTTGTTTTAGACGGAGCAACATCGTTAGCTGTTCCTACCAAATTTGGGCAAGATTTAACAGTTGAACCCATAAAAGAAGAACAACTTATTTGGGGAAGTTTTACCAATACTGGCGAGTGTTGGTTTGAAGCTAGTTTTGATTTGCCAAAGTTACGCCTAACTTCTGCTACTTTTAATTCTGATAAAGAAGGAAATGCGGAATTTATCGCCGAAACTTTATCGGATATTTTACAGGAAGCTAAAAAATTAAATCCTGATTTTCTAAGCGATAAAAATGCCAATGAAAATGGTTATGTTATAAAAACAAACTTAACTTTTCCTAAAAATTGGGGATTAGGAAGTTCATCAACTTTAATAAATAATATAGCAACTTGGGCAAAAGTAAATCCGTTTATTTTGTTGCAAAATGCCTTTTCAGGAAGTGGTTACGATATTGCTTGTGCAAGTAATAACACACCGATTTTATATCAACTAAATGAAAAAAAACCGATTGTATCAAAAGTAAAATTTAATCCAAATTTTACAGATGAATTATTTTTTATCTATTTAAATCAAAAACAAAATAGCCGAGAAGGAATTACGCAATACAAGGAACACAGAGAAAATGCTAAAAAATTAATTCCTGAAATAAATAACTTAACACAACAATTTTTAAAGGCAGATTCTACTAAAAACATCAATGAAATAATAGTTGAGCACGAACAAATAATCAGTTCAATTATTAAACAAACACCTGTAAAAAAACGACTTTTTCCAGATTATTTTGGAGAAATAAAAAGCTTAGGTGCTTGGGGTGGCGATTTTGTTTTAGCTACAGGAAATGAAAATACAATAAATTATTTTGAAGAAAAAGGATATAACACAATTGTATCTTATCAAAAAATGGTTTTATAA
- a CDS encoding BaiN/RdsA family NAD(P)/FAD-dependent oxidoreductase encodes MKKVIIIGGGAAGHFTAINAKEQNSELDITILEKGKEVLQKVKISGGGRCNVTHACFEPKELVKFYPRGEKELLGPFHQFMTGDTFEWFDDRGVPLKIEDDNRVFPEENTSQAIIDCFQNSIDKLGIKVLKNHGVNSIEKNNEQWIINTKEQQFEADYLVIAAGSSKKVWDLCKTLEHTVVEPVPSLFTFNIKDKRIIDLGGISVPNADVKLVGTNLENSGPLLITHWGLSGPAILKLSAFGARILADKNYQYNVLVNWLGQDFDDTLDELTSLKSSEARKQVNLKSPFADIPRRLWERFVSAAEIKTTQNWGDLSNKQLHNLATQLTKGLFNANGRTTFKDEFVTAGGVALKEINFKRFESKLHKNLFMVGEVLNIDAVTGGFNFQNAWTGAFICAKSIAE; translated from the coding sequence ATGAAAAAAGTAATTATTATAGGTGGTGGTGCTGCAGGACATTTTACAGCAATTAATGCAAAAGAACAAAATTCTGAATTAGATATTACCATTCTTGAAAAAGGAAAAGAAGTTTTACAAAAAGTAAAAATTTCTGGTGGCGGACGCTGTAATGTTACACACGCTTGTTTTGAACCGAAAGAATTAGTGAAATTTTATCCAAGAGGAGAAAAAGAACTTTTAGGTCCTTTTCATCAATTTATGACAGGAGATACTTTTGAGTGGTTTGATGACAGAGGTGTTCCTTTAAAAATTGAAGATGATAATAGAGTTTTCCCTGAAGAAAATACATCGCAAGCAATTATTGATTGTTTTCAAAATTCTATTGATAAATTAGGAATTAAAGTGTTGAAAAATCATGGTGTAAATTCTATTGAAAAAAATAATGAACAATGGATTATCAATACAAAAGAACAACAATTTGAAGCAGATTATTTAGTAATTGCCGCAGGTAGTTCTAAAAAAGTTTGGGATTTATGTAAAACTTTAGAACATACTGTTGTTGAACCTGTTCCTTCATTATTTACTTTTAATATCAAAGATAAAAGAATTATAGATTTAGGCGGAATATCTGTTCCTAATGCTGATGTAAAATTAGTAGGAACAAATTTAGAAAATTCAGGACCTTTATTAATTACACATTGGGGATTAAGTGGACCTGCAATTTTAAAATTATCAGCTTTTGGAGCACGTATTTTAGCTGATAAAAATTATCAATATAATGTTTTAGTAAATTGGTTAGGGCAAGATTTTGATGATACTTTAGACGAATTAACAAGTCTTAAAAGTTCAGAAGCTAGAAAACAAGTGAATTTAAAATCACCTTTTGCTGATATTCCACGTCGTTTATGGGAGCGTTTTGTAAGTGCTGCCGAAATAAAAACTACTCAAAATTGGGGTGATTTAAGCAATAAACAATTGCATAATTTAGCGACACAATTAACCAAAGGATTATTTAACGCAAACGGACGAACAACTTTTAAGGATGAATTTGTAACTGCTGGTGGTGTCGCTTTGAAAGAAATTAACTTTAAACGTTTTGAAAGTAAATTACATAAAAACTTATTTATGGTTGGTGAAGTTTTAAATATTGATGCTGTTACTGGCGGATTTAATTTTCAAAATGCATGGACTGGTGCCTTTATTTGTGCAAAAAGTATTGCTGAATAA
- a CDS encoding thioredoxin family protein → MRKLILVVVLAIISVGVKAQEKVNWLTFEQAIEKNKENPKPILVDLYTDWCGWCKKMDKTTYKNNVIVKFINDNYYAVKMNGEGKDDISFNGKTYKYVKQNRMKYHELAAQIMKGQMSYPSTAFFDPEERLIQTVPGYLGEQRFEKIINFFTKDIYKTTEWVTFEKEFKSAI, encoded by the coding sequence ATGAGAAAATTAATTTTAGTAGTAGTTTTAGCTATTATTTCGGTTGGAGTAAAAGCACAAGAAAAAGTTAATTGGTTAACTTTTGAGCAAGCAATAGAAAAAAATAAAGAGAATCCAAAACCTATTTTAGTAGACTTATATACCGATTGGTGTGGGTGGTGTAAAAAAATGGATAAAACAACTTATAAAAATAATGTTATTGTTAAGTTTATTAATGATAATTATTATGCTGTAAAAATGAACGGTGAGGGTAAAGATGATATCAGTTTTAATGGTAAAACCTATAAATATGTAAAGCAAAATAGAATGAAATATCATGAGTTAGCAGCACAAATTATGAAAGGACAAATGAGTTATCCTTCTACGGCATTTTTTGACCCAGAAGAAAGATTAATTCAAACTGTTCCTGGTTATTTAGGTGAACAACGTTTTGAGAAAATAATTAATTTTTTCACAAAAGATATTTATAAAACTACTGAATGGGTAACTTTTGAAAAGGAATTTAAAAGTGCTATTTAA
- a CDS encoding hydroxymethylglutaryl-CoA reductase, degradative has translation MPKIIAGFSKLTKEEKIAWLTKAYFNNQPEIIQTLKQYWNVDSKLQQLHDDFIENTISNFYMPYGIAPNFIINGRDYVIPMVVEESSVVAAASLVAKYWSTRGGFKTEVVSTTKIGQVHFMYEGNKEDLNTYFKNQKENLYTATASITKNMEKRGGGILDIQLIDKTDKLANYYQLHVTFETKDSMGANFINSCLEAIAKTFRKDDIEIVMSILSNYVPECLVRAEVSCKIEDLGGENPQKFAQKFEQAVKIAEIEPYRAVTHNKGIMNGIDSVVLATGNDFRAIEAGAHAYASKDGQYRSLTHCETKNGIFKFWIEIPLTLGTVGGLTGLHPMAKLSLDMMQKPSAKQLMEIIATAGLAQNFAALRALTTKGIQHGHMKMHLQNILNQLEATSEEKEIVTTYFDNKTVSHSAVVDKVNELRK, from the coding sequence ATGCCTAAAATTATTGCTGGATTTTCTAAACTTACTAAAGAAGAAAAAATAGCTTGGTTAACTAAAGCTTACTTTAATAATCAACCTGAAATTATACAAACATTAAAACAATATTGGAATGTTGATAGCAAACTACAACAATTACATGATGATTTTATAGAAAATACCATTTCTAACTTTTATATGCCTTACGGAATTGCTCCTAATTTTATCATCAATGGACGTGATTATGTAATCCCAATGGTGGTTGAAGAAAGTTCTGTTGTTGCTGCCGCTTCGTTAGTAGCAAAATATTGGAGTACTCGTGGTGGTTTTAAAACTGAAGTTGTTTCTACCACCAAAATTGGACAAGTACATTTTATGTATGAAGGTAATAAAGAAGATTTAAACACCTATTTTAAGAATCAAAAAGAAAATTTATATACCGCAACAGCTTCCATAACCAAAAACATGGAAAAACGTGGCGGCGGTATTTTAGATATTCAATTGATTGATAAAACAGATAAACTTGCTAATTATTACCAACTTCATGTAACTTTTGAAACAAAAGATAGCATGGGTGCAAATTTTATCAATTCTTGTTTAGAAGCTATTGCAAAAACTTTTAGAAAAGATGATATAGAGATTGTAATGAGTATTTTATCGAATTACGTTCCTGAGTGTTTGGTACGTGCTGAAGTTTCTTGTAAAATTGAAGATTTAGGCGGAGAAAATCCTCAGAAATTTGCTCAAAAATTTGAACAAGCTGTTAAAATTGCTGAAATAGAACCTTACAGAGCCGTTACTCATAATAAAGGAATTATGAATGGTATTGATTCGGTAGTTTTAGCTACAGGAAACGATTTTAGAGCTATTGAAGCTGGTGCACATGCCTATGCTTCAAAAGATGGACAATATCGTAGTTTAACACATTGCGAAACAAAAAACGGAATCTTTAAATTTTGGATTGAAATTCCGCTTACTCTTGGTACTGTTGGTGGTTTAACAGGCTTACATCCAATGGCAAAATTATCGTTAGATATGATGCAAAAACCGTCAGCAAAACAATTAATGGAAATTATTGCAACTGCTGGATTAGCTCAAAATTTTGCCGCTTTACGTGCTTTAACAACCAAAGGAATACAACACGGACACATGAAAATGCACTTGCAAAATATTTTAAATCAGTTAGAAGCAACATCCGAAGAAAAAGAAATTGTTACCACTTATTTTGATAACAAAACTGTTTCTCATAGTGCCGTAGTTGATAAAGTTAACGAATTAAGAAAATAA
- a CDS encoding peptide MFS transporter, with the protein MSTLTKENDFTLLGHKPALFVLFFTEMWERFSYYGMRAIFVLFLTSSFADGGWEWTTNRAIGLLGIYTSSVYLTPIIGGFLADKLLGYQKAVAIGALAMTLGHAAMAVETETMLYLGIGLLILGNGLFKPNVTSIVSGLYNEYPDRKDGAFTIFYMGVNAGGFLGVLLCGFLASNLSFSWGFGLAGVFMFLGMLQFWFGRSIFGEVGKEPTSKVDLSDAIENSQAVEEKIPANVQRDRYIVVAILAFLTVFFWAAFEQASGSMTIFAKNYTQLKLVGNSASIFKIVDVLVTVLPLGIISWVLLKLFGQTFKKITLSNITLGISFLSIWAIALWKLSIIIPKENAEIEPSWFLILNSLFIIGLAPLFSKWWESKFNPSAAIKFAVGMILLGIGFGALAYGSSGIPQGAKTASVSLLWLVLAYLLHTMGELCLSPVGLSYVSKLVPAKKIGMMFGLWYLAIAAGNYLAAFVGGYIDVIVQQHSMSYFFLIFTIIPAGVGVLLLFLNPLIKKLMHGIR; encoded by the coding sequence ATGAGTACACTAACTAAAGAGAATGACTTTACACTACTAGGTCATAAGCCTGCATTATTTGTATTATTTTTTACAGAAATGTGGGAGCGTTTTTCATACTATGGTATGCGCGCCATTTTTGTATTATTTTTAACTTCATCATTTGCTGATGGTGGTTGGGAATGGACAACAAACAGAGCAATTGGTTTATTAGGTATTTATACGAGTTCGGTATATTTAACACCAATTATTGGAGGTTTTTTAGCTGATAAATTATTAGGGTATCAAAAAGCGGTAGCAATTGGAGCACTCGCAATGACTTTAGGACATGCTGCAATGGCTGTTGAAACAGAAACGATGTTATATCTAGGTATTGGTTTATTAATACTTGGTAATGGTTTATTTAAACCAAATGTAACTTCTATTGTAAGTGGTTTATATAATGAGTATCCTGATAGAAAAGATGGAGCTTTTACGATCTTTTATATGGGAGTAAATGCAGGAGGATTTTTAGGAGTTCTTTTATGTGGATTCTTAGCAAGTAATTTAAGTTTCTCTTGGGGATTTGGATTAGCAGGTGTTTTTATGTTCTTAGGAATGTTACAATTTTGGTTTGGTAGAAGTATTTTTGGCGAGGTTGGTAAAGAACCTACTTCAAAAGTAGATTTATCTGATGCTATTGAAAACTCTCAAGCAGTAGAAGAAAAAATACCAGCAAATGTGCAAAGAGATCGTTATATTGTTGTTGCTATTTTAGCATTTTTAACAGTTTTCTTTTGGGCTGCTTTTGAACAAGCAAGTGGATCTATGACCATTTTTGCAAAAAATTATACGCAATTAAAATTAGTAGGAAATTCGGCATCAATATTTAAAATTGTAGATGTATTAGTTACTGTTCTTCCTTTAGGAATAATTTCTTGGGTATTATTAAAATTATTCGGACAAACTTTTAAAAAGATAACATTATCAAACATTACTTTAGGTATTAGTTTTTTAAGTATTTGGGCAATTGCACTTTGGAAACTTAGTATTATTATTCCAAAAGAAAATGCAGAAATTGAGCCATCATGGTTTTTAATTTTAAACTCACTTTTTATTATTGGTTTAGCACCTTTATTTTCTAAATGGTGGGAAAGTAAATTCAATCCTTCAGCAGCTATTAAATTTGCAGTAGGAATGATTTTATTAGGTATCGGTTTTGGAGCTTTAGCTTACGGATCAAGTGGTATACCACAAGGAGCAAAAACAGCTTCAGTTAGTTTACTTTGGTTAGTATTAGCGTATTTATTACATACTATGGGGGAATTATGTTTATCTCCAGTAGGTTTGTCTTATGTATCTAAATTAGTGCCAGCCAAAAAAATTGGAATGATGTTCGGTTTATGGTATTTAGCTATTGCAGCAGGAAATTATTTAGCAGCATTTGTAGGTGGATATATTGATGTAATTGTACAACAACATTCAATGTCTTATTTCTTCTTAATATTCACAATTATTCCAGCAGGAGTAGGAGTGTTATTATTATTTTTAAATCCGTTAATTAAAAAATTAATGCACGGAATTAGATAG
- a CDS encoding KTSC domain-containing protein, translating to MKRIKEYKKLFSVEGPIVLKELKTTYRGLVKEWHPDKFLDEEKKLEAEEVSTKIIDGYHFLVSIAPETKEANADAYKATITESRVADYQHKSMLLEVTFTDGNTYEYFGVSRKLYIKFVNAKSINNFGKRNIFNSFTYRKSKKATATA from the coding sequence ATGAAACGTATAAAAGAATATAAGAAGCTTTTTAGTGTAGAAGGCCCTATAGTTTTAAAAGAATTAAAAACCACTTACCGTGGATTGGTAAAAGAGTGGCATCCTGATAAATTTCTAGACGAAGAGAAGAAATTAGAAGCAGAAGAAGTAAGTACTAAAATTATTGATGGTTATCACTTTTTAGTAAGTATTGCTCCTGAAACTAAAGAAGCTAATGCTGATGCATATAAAGCTACTATTACAGAATCTAGAGTTGCTGATTATCAACATAAAAGTATGTTATTAGAAGTTACTTTTACTGATGGTAATACATACGAATACTTTGGAGTAAGTAGAAAACTTTATATCAAATTTGTAAATGCAAAATCGATAAATAACTTCGGGAAAAGAAATATTTTCAATTCTTTTACTTACAGAAAATCGAAAAAAGCAACAGCTACTGCTTAA